CAGATTGTCGGAATACCGGATGACCGCCTGTCTGACGCATTCAATGAGCTCATTTGAATGCATGTTGTCTCATCAACTCCTTTCACCCATAATACAACTCAGGATTGGAGTATTTTTCACCGGGAGGGATTTTTTATAAAAAAAGCCGCCAAATGGCGGCTCAGTGGTATAACAAAATTGTCATTCTGAGCGCAAGTCGAAGAATCTCGGACAGATAACAGTTTACGGGTGAATACTTAATCTCTCCGAACCAAAACACCCTTCATGAATTCGCTTTCGTTGTGGGTTTGATAGACAAGCGCTTTTTCTTCCTCATTGCAGCCGATCAGAATCTTGATCTCGCTGTCGCGTTTCATCAAATCGACGATGCACATGACGGCATCAATTTTACGCGCCGGATCGGTGCCGACCCAGACGTCAATCCCGCCGCCGTCCATCGAAAAAGTATTTTTCAGATAGCCGTAATCGACCGGATAGATAAAATCGAGATAGCGCGGGTGCGCCGAGCCTTTTGGACGGTCGATCACAATCTCCGACTGCCCGACCAACGTG
This sequence is a window from Oscillospiraceae bacterium. Protein-coding genes within it:
- a CDS encoding inorganic pyrophosphatase; protein product: MNNAEFWAALDTLVGQSEIVIDRPKGSAHPRYLDFIYPVDYGYLKNTFSMDGGGIDVWVGTDPARKIDAVMCIVDLMKRDSEIKILIGCNEEEKALVYQTHNESEFMKGVLVRRD